The genomic region TGATATGCATTTTGAAGACAAGATCATTCTGGTAACCGGCGGCGCTGGTTTCCTCGGTTCGAATGTCGTAAAGCATCTCATAACATCAGGCGCAAAAAAAGAGAATATTATCATTCCGAGAAGCCGCGATATCGATCTCCGTGTATGGGAGAATTGTTTATCGGTGACAAAGGGAGTGGATCTGGTGATCCACCTGGCTGCATCCGTTGGTGGTATTGGTTACAATATGAATAATCCAGGGTCCCTTTTTTATGATAATGCAATCATGGGGATCCAATTGATTGAAGCTGCCCGCCAAAATAGCGTGGACAAGTTTGTAGCTGTCGGAACGATCTGTGCATATCCAAAGTTTACGCCGATTCCATTCCGTGAAGAGGAATTATGGAATGGGTATCCTGAGGAAACAAATGCACCTTACGGTCTTGCGAAGAAGATGATGCTTGTTCAGGCTCAGTCGTATCGCCAGCAGTATGGATTCGATGCGATCTATCTCCTGCCGGTGAATCTGTATGGTCCGGGGGATAATTTCAATCTGGATAGTTCCCACGTGATTCCGGCATTGATCAAGAAATTCATTGATGCGAAGGAGATTGGGTCGGATAAGGTTGAGGTTTGGGGGACTGGTGCGGCATCTCGGGAATTTTTGTTTGTGGATGATGCAGCACGGGCCATCGTTCTTGCAGCTCAAAAGTATGATAAGCCGGATCCGGTAAACATCGGTTCCTGTATGGAGATAACAATAAAGGAGCTCGTTGATCTGATTGCAGAACTGACAGATTTTGAAGGTGAGATCATTTGGGATACGAGTAAGCCGGATGGTCAACCGAGACGGATGCTGGATGTGAGTGTAGCGGAAAGGGAGTTTGGATTCAAGGCGAAGGTCGGTTTTGACGATGGACTGAAGAAGACGATAGAGTGGTACACTCAACAACGGTAAGCACTGAATGATCACAGTCAGGTTGCTTGGAGGATTGGGGAATCAGTTATTCCAGTATGCAGTTGGACGTTCCGTCTCTATTGAGAGAGATGATAAGCTCATCCTAGATTCATCATTTTATGATTATCCACATTGTTGGACTGCCAAAAGAGAGTGTAAACTGAATCATTTCAATATTACAGGTAATTTCATTCATTACTCCAGATTACCTGCTTCATTAATGTCAGTTATATGTCAGGGTGCATGGAAGATGCCGAAGATGATTAATTTTGTATCCGAAAATCTATTTCAAAAGATTCCTAGTCCGATTTACCATTCTCATTATATCCATGAAACCATGTTTGAATCACAACCAGATAAATTTGATCTGGTAGGAAATCTCTATCTTGATGGGAATTGGCAGTCTGAGAAATATTTTGATAAATACGCTGTTGTTATCAAAAATGATTTGCGAGTATTAACTTCTCCTTCTCCTGAAAATATAAAGTGGGGTGAATTTATTTCGAAGCA from Methanocorpusculum sp. harbors:
- a CDS encoding GDP-L-fucose synthase — encoded protein: MSDMHFEDKIILVTGGAGFLGSNVVKHLITSGAKKENIIIPRSRDIDLRVWENCLSVTKGVDLVIHLAASVGGIGYNMNNPGSLFYDNAIMGIQLIEAARQNSVDKFVAVGTICAYPKFTPIPFREEELWNGYPEETNAPYGLAKKMMLVQAQSYRQQYGFDAIYLLPVNLYGPGDNFNLDSSHVIPALIKKFIDAKEIGSDKVEVWGTGAASREFLFVDDAARAIVLAAQKYDKPDPVNIGSCMEITIKELVDLIAELTDFEGEIIWDTSKPDGQPRRMLDVSVAEREFGFKAKVGFDDGLKKTIEWYTQQR
- a CDS encoding alpha-1,2-fucosyltransferase produces the protein MITVRLLGGLGNQLFQYAVGRSVSIERDDKLILDSSFYDYPHCWTAKRECKLNHFNITGNFIHYSRLPASLMSVICQGAWKMPKMINFVSENLFQKIPSPIYHSHYIHETMFESQPDKFDLVGNLYLDGNWQSEKYFDKYAVVIKNDLRVLTSPSPENIKWGEFISKHNTICLHVRRGDYVTDSVARQHVGTCSIDYYNRAINYIVDRVDNPAFIVFSDDILWTREHIPICFPAYYMTHNNGETDYEDLRLMSLCNHFITANSSFSWWGAWLGDYEDKIVVCPERWYNDGTKNNIIPDRWIKI